One region of Oryza sativa Japonica Group chromosome 5, ASM3414082v1 genomic DNA includes:
- the LOC4339111 gene encoding probable LRR receptor-like serine/threonine-protein kinase IRK: MATATAALLLLTLAAILAAAGAVNDDVLALVVFKSGVSDPGGVLAAWSEDADRACAWPGVSCDARAGRVDAVALPSAGLSGRLPRSALLRLDALLSLALPGNNLSGPLPDALPPRARALDLSANSLSGYLPAALASCGSLVSLNLSGNLLSGPVPDGIWSLPSLRSLDLSGNQLAGSVPGGFPRSSSLRVLDLSRNLLEGEIPADVGEAGLLKSLDVGHNLFTGELPESLRGLTGLSSLGAGGNALAGELPGWIGEMAALETLDLSGNRFVGAIPDGISGCKNLVEVDLSGNALTGELPWWVFGLAALQRVSLAGNALSGWIKAPGDNASALQELDLSGNAFSGVIPREIASLSRLQHLNLSSNTMSGKLPVSIGRMALLEVMDVSRNQLSGGVPPEIGGAAALRKLLMGSNSLTGIIPPQIGNCRNLIALDLSHNKLTGPIPATIGNLTGLQMVDFSENKLNGTLPVELSKLANLRVFNVSHNLLSGNLPISHFFDTIPDSFILDNAGLCSSQRDNSCSGVMPKPIVFNPNASSDPLSEASPGAPSSQHHKKIILSISTLIAIVGGALIIVGVVTITVLNRRVRSAASHSAVPTALSDDYDSQSPENEANPGKLVMFGRGSPDFSAGGHALLNKDCELGRGGFGTVYKAVLRDGQPVAIKKLTVSSLVKSEDEFKRQVKLLGKVRHHNVVTLRGFYWTSSLQLLIYDFVPGGNLYQHLHESSAERSVSWMERFDIIIGVARALAHLHRHGIIHYNLKSSNVLLDSNGEPRVGDYGLVKLLPMLDRYVLSSKIQSALGYMAPEFTCRTVNVTEKCDVYGFGVIVLEILTGRRPVEYLEDDVVVLCDVVRAALDDGRVEDCMDPRLSGEFSMEEAMLIIKLGLVCTSQVPSHRPDMGEVVSMLEMVRSSQGTPEDDLV, encoded by the exons atggccaccgccaccgccgccctcctcctcctcacgctcgccgccatcctcgccgcggcgggcgccgtGAACGACGACGTGCTCGCGCTGGTGGTCTTCAAGTCCGGGGTGTCCGACCCGGGGGGCGTCCTGGCGGCGTGGTCGGAGGACGCCGACCGCGCCTGCGCCTGGCCCGGGGTGTCGTGCGACGCGCGGGCGGGgcgcgtcgacgccgtcgcgctCCCGTCCGCGGGGctctccggccgcctcccgcgGTCCGCGCTGCTCCGCCTCGACGCGCTCCTCTCCCTCGCGCTCCCCGGGAACAACCTCTCCGGCCCGCTCCCCGACGCGCTGCCCCCGCGCGCCCGCGCGCTCGACCTCTCCGCCAACTCGCTCTCAGGCTACCtccccgccgcgctcgcctcctgcGGCTCCCTCGTGTCGCTCAACCTCTCCGGGAACCTCCTCTCGGGCCCCGTCCCCGATGGCATCTGGTCTCTCCCGTCGCTCCGGTCGCTGGACCTCTCCGGCAACCAGCTCGCCGGAAGCGTGCCCGGGGGATTCCCACGGAGCAGCTCGTTGCGCGTGCTGGATTTGAGTCGCAACCTTCTCGAAGGGGAGATTCCGGCGGACGTCGGAGAGGCCGGGCTGCTCAAATCGTTGGATGTCGGGCACAACTTGTTCACCGGCGAGCTGCCGGAGTCGCTGCGTGGGCTCACCGGGCTGAGCTCTCTTGGAGCGGGCGGGAATgcgctcgccggcgagctcccgggGTGGATTGGTGAGATGGCGGCGCTGGAGACGCTAGATTTGTCCGGCAACCGCTTCGTCGGCGCCATCCCAGACGGCATTTCGGGCTGCAAGAACCTGGTCGAGGTCGACCTCAGCGGCAACGCGCTCACCGGGGAGCTCCCGTGGTGGGTGTTCGGCCTGGCAGCGCTGCAGCGCGTCTCCCTCGCCGGCAACGCGCTTTCCGGCTGGATCAAAGCTCCCGGTGACAATGCCTCAGCGCTGCAAGAACTGGACCTGTCGGGCAATGCCTTCTCCGGCGTGATCCCGCGCGAGATCGCGAGCCTTTCAAGGTTGCAGCATCTGAACCTGTCCTCAAACACCATGTCGGGGAAGCTTCCGGTGAGCATTGGACGGATGGCATTGTTGGAGGTGATGGATGTTAGCAGAAACCAGCTGAGCGGGGGCGTCCCACCGGAGatcggcggtgcggcggcgctccggaAGTTGCTGATGGGGAGTAATTCACTCACCGGAATCATTCCGCCGCAGATTGGGAATTGCAGAAACCTGATTGCATT GGATCTATCACATAACAAGCTTACAGGGCCTATTCCTGCGACCATAGGCAACCTCACCGGTCTCCAAATGGTCGATTTCTCGGAGAACAAGCTGAATGGAACCCTGCCAGTGGAGCTCTCTAAACTCGCAAACCTTCGAGTCTTCAATGTCTCCCACAATCTACTATCAGGAAACCTCCCCATCAGTCACTTTTTTGATACTATCCCTGATTCTTTCATCTTGGACAATGCTGGACTTTGCAGCTCACAGAGAGATAATTCCTGCAGCGGCGTCATGCCAAAGCCAATTGTATTTAACCCTAATGCCTCATCAGATCCCCTCTCAGAGGCTTCCCCAGGTGCCCCCAGCAGCCAGCACCACAAGAAGATCATATTGAGCATCTCAACACTGATTGCCATTGTGGGTGGAGCGTTGATTATTGTTGGCGTGGTAACTATCACAGTGCTCAACCGTCGTGTCCGCTCTGCGGCCTCCCACTCTGCAGTTCCCACTGCACTATCAGATGATTATGATAGCCAATCCCCAGAGAATGAAGCCAACCCTGGCAAGCTTGTCATGTTTGGCAGGGGCAGCCCAGATTTCAGTGCAGGTGGGCATGCTTTGCTGAATAAGGATTGCGAACTTGGGCGAGGAGGCTTTGGCACAGTCTACAAGGCAGTTTTAAGAGATGGCCAGCCTGTGGCCATCAAGAAGCTGACAGTGTCAAGCTTGGTCAAGTCAGAGGACGAGTTCAAACGGCAGGTTAAGCTTCTTGGAAAGGTGCGGCACCATAATGTTGTTACCCTCAGAGGCTTCTACTGGACTTCATCACTGCAGCTCCTCATCTATGACTTTGTGCCTGGCGGTAACTTATATCAGCACCTGCATGAGTCCTCAGCAGAGAGATCGGTTTCATGGATGGAAAGGTTTGACATAATAATCGGCGTAGCCCGAGCCCTTGCGCACTTGCACCGCCATGGGATAATCCACTATAATCTGAAGTCAAGCAATGTCTTGCTAGATAGCAACGGCGAGCCAAGGGTTGGTGACTATGGCCTTGTGAAGCTGCTGCCTATGCTGGATCGCTACGTGCTGAGCAGCAAGATTCAGAGCGCGCTAGGGTACATGGCGCCGGAGTTCACATGCAGGACAGTCAATGTCACAGAGAAGTGCGACGTCTATGGTTTCGGGGTGATAGTTCTTGAGATCTTGACAGGCAGGAGACCAGTCGAGTACCTAGAAGACGATGTCGTCGTGCTCTGCGATGTGGTGAGAGCTGCACTCGACGATGGCAGGGTGGAGGACTGCATGGATCCACGGCTATCAGGTGAGTTCTCCATGGAAGAGGCTATGCTGATCATCAAGCTGGGCCTTGTTTGCACGTCTCAGGTGCCCTCCCACCGGCCGGACATGGGTGAGGTAGTCAGCATGCTTGAGATGGTGAGGAGTTCTCAGGGTACCCCAGAGGATGATCTGGTTTGA